The segment TGTCTACCTTTCGTCGCTGCGCCTCGTGGCCGCGGCGCCGGTTCTCGGCGTGGGCGCGGGGATGTTCGGCGATGCGTTTGCCGTTGTCCGCGCGCCGTCGATCCTCGCGCGTTACGAACACGCCCACAGCGACTACCTCGAAATCCTGTGCGAGACCGGCCCCCTTGGCCTTGCCGCGATCGCGGCGATGATCCTGTGGACCGTCGTTGCGTCGCTGCGGGCTCGCGCGCGGCGCACCAGCCGGTTCGCGCGGTCGATCGCCTTGGGCGCGCTGGTCGGCGTGGTGGCCGTCGGCGCGCACGGGCTCGTCGATTTCAACTTCGCGATCCCGGCGAACCTCGTCACATTTTTCGCGCTCCTCGCCCTGGCTTACGTCACGGCGACGCGCGTGCTGAAGAACTGACCCGTGCGCCGCGTTTTCGCCGTCATCGGCCTTGCCGCCGCCGTTCTCGTTTGCGTCAAGGGCGCGGCGACGCTTGCCGGCGCGTCGGCCCTGGAATCGGTGCGCGCGCGCGCGCGCCACAGCGTCGATCCCGTCGGCCCCGAAGATGCCCGCAAGCGCTGGCGCCGGCTGTCGAGTGCGATTCGCCTCATTCCGGGCGATCCGGATGCGTGGGAAACGGCAGGGCGATATCTCCACCGCGCCGCCGAAAGCGCGAACGCCCCGGTGGCGGACGCGATCGAGAAAAGCGTCGTTGAGGCGGGCTCCCGTTTTTCGGCGCCGGAGGCCGGCGATGTCGCCGCCTGCGAACCGTCAGGCGGCTTGGGCGGGCATGATCGCGATCGCCGGGCGCGCCTGCTTTGCGCCGCTTTGGTCTGCTACGAGCGCGCGGCGAGCGCGAACGCCCTGGCGGCCGGACCGCGCTTTTGGGGATCGATCGCGCGCGCTCGCCTCCAATCATTTTCGAAAGCCGACGAAACCGCGATCGACGCCCAATTCGAGACGATGGAAGAGGCCCTTGCGCTTGACCCGGTACGCCCCGATCGCTTGCGCGCGGCGGGCGATCTTGCGCTTTCGCTTGGCCGCGACGATCGCGCGGGCCGCTGGTATCGAGCCGCGCTCGCGCTTGGCCTCGACGACCTGGAGCGGATCGTCGAATCGCTACTGCATTCCGCGGGCGGGATCGAGGC is part of the bacterium genome and harbors:
- a CDS encoding O-antigen ligase family protein → VYLSSLRLVAAAPVLGVGAGMFGDAFAVVRAPSILARYEHAHSDYLEILCETGPLGLAAIAAMILWTVVASLRARARRTSRFARSIALGALVGVVAVGAHGLVDFNFAIPANLVTFFALLALAYVTATRVLKN